In a single window of the Natronosalvus caseinilyticus genome:
- the rnz gene encoding ribonuclease Z yields MTLCVTFLGTSGAIPTTGRNPTSLFVAREGEQFLFDAGEGTQRQMMRFGTGFSVSHLFVTHTHGDHVLGIPGLLQTMAFNDREDPLAIHCPRGTRRHLRSLVSLLGNRPSFPVRIDEVDDGSVAYRGDDYKVRAFDTDHDTRSVGYALVEDDRKGRFDRERAEELGVPVGPAFSRLHEGEPVELEDGTVVRPEQVVGEPRPGRSLVYTGDTRPTEATLEVVDEPDLLIHDATFADDWAERADHTAHSTARQAGRVASQAGAKQLALVHLSSRYAGQPTPHLAEAREAFDGDPEAVSIPDDGDSLKIPYPDE; encoded by the coding sequence ATGACACTGTGCGTGACGTTCCTCGGGACGAGCGGGGCGATTCCGACGACCGGTCGGAACCCGACCAGCCTCTTCGTCGCCCGCGAAGGTGAGCAATTCCTGTTCGACGCCGGCGAGGGGACCCAGCGCCAGATGATGCGCTTCGGAACCGGGTTCTCGGTCTCGCACCTGTTCGTCACGCACACCCACGGCGACCACGTCCTCGGGATTCCGGGCCTCCTCCAGACGATGGCGTTCAACGACCGCGAGGATCCGCTGGCGATTCACTGCCCGCGCGGGACGCGCCGTCACCTTCGGTCGCTCGTCTCGCTGCTCGGCAACCGACCCTCGTTTCCGGTCCGCATTGACGAGGTCGACGACGGGAGCGTTGCCTACCGCGGTGACGACTACAAGGTGCGGGCGTTCGACACCGACCACGACACCCGATCGGTCGGCTACGCGCTGGTCGAGGACGACCGGAAGGGCCGCTTCGACCGCGAGCGAGCCGAGGAACTCGGCGTCCCCGTCGGCCCCGCCTTTTCCAGACTCCACGAAGGCGAGCCGGTCGAACTCGAGGACGGCACCGTCGTCCGGCCCGAACAGGTCGTCGGCGAGCCACGTCCCGGCCGGTCGCTCGTCTACACCGGCGACACGCGCCCGACCGAGGCGACTCTCGAGGTTGTCGACGAACCCGACCTGCTGATCCACGACGCGACGTTCGCCGACGACTGGGCCGAGCGCGCCGACCACACCGCTCACTCGACGGCGCGACAGGCCGGCCGGGTCGCCAGCCAGGCCGGGGCGAAACAGCTCGCGCTGGTCCACCTCTCCTCGCGGTACGCCGGCCAACCGACGCCCCACCTCGCGGAAGCCAGGGAAGCCTTCGACGGTGATCCGGAGGCCGTCTCAATCCCCGACGACGGGGACTCCCTGAAGATTCCGTATCCGGACGAGTGA
- a CDS encoding carboxypeptidase-like regulatory domain-containing protein, translating to MGNYDQQTNETRSIHTGVQLLLVFIGVAFLVAGLVLAAGGSSLIGSDGPVGGLAPWDSGSSGDDDEFQQPAEDGDSDGGDDSSGDGDSDGGEQTEDGSDGDGTNTDGDSGDGDGGDGGDGSDGDSGDGSDGDGSDDDGGDGSDEDSSDGSDDDGGDGDGSDGSDGSDDDGSDGDSGDGDGDSGDDNDSDGGDNNDTDDGSDGGDGDTSTLSLIVEDEDGNPIEGATVNVEDDGMIFGYSEEKSTDGNGFAEFELEDGEYEVTVTADGYEGAQTTIEMSGDDEMLIATLQESGDSDGDNETTDDNETDS from the coding sequence ATGGGAAATTACGACCAACAGACGAACGAGACGCGATCGATCCACACCGGCGTACAGCTGTTACTCGTCTTCATCGGCGTCGCCTTCCTCGTCGCCGGGCTGGTACTCGCCGCAGGCGGGTCGAGCCTCATCGGATCGGATGGGCCAGTTGGCGGGCTCGCACCGTGGGATTCGGGCTCTTCGGGTGACGATGACGAATTCCAGCAGCCTGCCGAGGATGGGGATTCCGACGGGGGTGACGACTCGAGCGGCGATGGTGATAGCGATGGCGGCGAGCAGACCGAAGACGGATCGGACGGTGATGGGACGAATACTGACGGTGACAGCGGCGACGGCGACGGCGGAGACGGCGGAGACGGCAGTGACGGCGACAGCGGAGACGGCAGTGACGGCGATGGCAGTGATGACGACGGTGGCGACGGCAGCGACGAGGATAGTAGTGACGGTAGTGATGACGACGGTGGCGACGGTGACGGCAGCGATGGTAGTGACGGTAGTGATGATGATGGCAGCGACGGTGACAGCGGCGACGGCGACGGCGACAGCGGCGACGATAACGACAGCGACGGTGGCGACAACAACGACACTGACGACGGCAGCGACGGTGGCGATGGAGACACGTCGACCCTCAGCCTCATCGTCGAAGACGAGGACGGCAACCCGATCGAAGGCGCCACCGTCAACGTCGAGGACGACGGGATGATCTTCGGATACAGTGAAGAGAAATCGACCGACGGAAACGGGTTCGCGGAGTTCGAACTCGAGGACGGCGAGTACGAGGTCACCGTGACCGCGGACGGCTACGAGGGTGCCCAGACCACCATCGAGATGTCCGGCGACGACGAGATGCTCATCGCCACGCTCCAGGAGTCAGGCGATAGTGACGGAGACAATGAGACGACCGATGACAACGAAACCGACAGCTAA
- the glmS gene encoding glutamine--fructose-6-phosphate transaminase (isomerizing), producing MCGIIARVGRDDATETLLSSLENLEYRGYDSAGIAVQNGSGVKVHKCSGEVADLKSRLQTKPSGNIGIGHTRWSTHGPPTDANAHPHTDTAGDVAVVHNGVIENYDELRDELQAKGHVFRSDTDTEVIPHLIDEYRAETPDTETAVRRAVSTLEGSYAIAAIVDGEEAVYAARKGSPLVLGLDADEWYLASDVPAFLDHTDEVIYLEDGDVVVLEPDSYRITDLEGASVERSVDTVEWDPEDAGKGEYDHYMLKEIYNQPISLANTIEGRVDDGEVVLEDLPAGTFAEVEYVQFVACGTSYHAAMYGTQQLREAGIRTEVVRASEYDSTAGPVCERTLTVAVTQSGETADTLEALRSAAEQGARTLAVTNVVGSTAARTADDALYIRAGPEVGVAATKTFSSQAVTLTLLGQRLAADVSAATPRNDQAELLEDLEQLPGQVETLLESTDAKRLAATYVDSPSYFFIGNDLGHPVALEGALKFKEITYEHAEGFASGELKHGPLALVTDETPIFATCTGANDEKTKTNAIEAQSRGAPIIAVGPERNPLTDVADAQLEIPETHPVWAGLLATVQLQLVSYHAANQLGRPIDKPRNLAKSVTVE from the coding sequence ATGTGTGGGATCATTGCGCGAGTCGGTCGCGACGACGCGACCGAGACGCTCCTCTCGTCGCTCGAGAACCTCGAGTACCGCGGTTACGACTCCGCCGGGATCGCCGTCCAGAACGGCTCCGGCGTGAAAGTCCACAAGTGCTCGGGAGAGGTCGCCGACCTCAAGTCCCGTCTCCAGACGAAACCGAGCGGGAACATCGGAATCGGCCACACCCGCTGGAGCACCCACGGGCCGCCAACGGACGCGAACGCCCACCCCCACACAGACACCGCGGGTGACGTCGCCGTCGTTCACAACGGCGTCATCGAGAACTACGACGAACTCAGGGACGAACTCCAGGCGAAGGGCCACGTCTTCAGGAGCGACACCGACACCGAGGTCATCCCGCACCTGATCGACGAGTACCGGGCCGAGACCCCCGACACGGAGACGGCCGTTCGCCGCGCCGTCTCGACGCTCGAGGGAAGCTACGCGATCGCCGCCATCGTCGACGGGGAAGAAGCCGTGTACGCCGCCCGAAAGGGATCCCCGCTCGTCCTCGGGCTCGACGCCGACGAGTGGTACCTCGCGAGCGACGTCCCAGCGTTCCTCGATCACACTGACGAGGTGATCTACCTCGAGGACGGCGACGTCGTCGTACTCGAGCCCGACAGCTACCGAATCACCGACCTCGAGGGGGCGTCGGTCGAGCGATCCGTCGACACCGTCGAGTGGGACCCCGAAGACGCCGGCAAGGGCGAGTACGACCACTACATGCTCAAGGAGATCTACAACCAACCGATCTCGCTCGCCAACACCATCGAGGGGCGAGTCGACGACGGCGAGGTCGTCCTGGAGGACCTCCCCGCGGGGACGTTCGCCGAAGTCGAGTACGTCCAGTTCGTCGCCTGTGGAACCTCCTACCACGCGGCGATGTACGGCACCCAGCAACTCCGCGAGGCCGGGATCCGGACGGAAGTCGTCCGCGCGAGCGAGTACGACTCGACCGCGGGACCGGTCTGTGAGCGAACCCTGACGGTCGCCGTCACCCAGAGCGGCGAGACGGCCGACACGCTCGAGGCGCTCCGCAGCGCCGCCGAACAGGGGGCGCGAACGCTCGCCGTCACCAACGTCGTCGGCTCGACGGCGGCGCGAACCGCAGACGACGCGCTGTACATTCGGGCGGGGCCGGAAGTCGGCGTCGCCGCGACGAAGACGTTCTCCTCGCAGGCAGTCACGCTGACCCTGCTCGGCCAGCGGCTCGCCGCCGACGTATCCGCTGCTACGCCCCGGAATGACCAGGCCGAACTCCTCGAGGACCTCGAGCAGCTTCCGGGCCAGGTCGAGACGCTTCTCGAGTCGACCGACGCGAAACGACTGGCGGCGACGTACGTCGACAGCCCGTCGTACTTCTTCATCGGGAACGACCTGGGTCACCCGGTGGCGCTCGAGGGGGCCCTGAAGTTCAAGGAGATTACCTACGAGCACGCGGAAGGGTTCGCCTCGGGCGAACTCAAGCACGGACCGCTCGCGCTCGTGACCGACGAGACGCCGATCTTCGCCACCTGTACGGGGGCAAACGACGAGAAGACCAAGACGAACGCGATCGAAGCCCAGAGCCGGGGGGCACCGATTATCGCCGTCGGCCCCGAGCGGAATCCGCTGACCGACGTCGCCGACGCCCAGCTCGAGATTCCGGAGACTCACCCCGTCTGGGCGGGGCTGCTGGCGACGGTACAGCTCCAGCTGGTGTCGTACCACGCGGCGAACCAACTCGGTCGACCGATCGACAAGCCACGGAACCTCGCGAAGAGCGTCACGGTCGAGTAG
- a CDS encoding DUF7282 domain-containing protein, with protein sequence MSSNLSLGTAKLLLALLVAIAVVLAAGLAVGQAPALFGVEEEPEASITFSDQTTNGSSVEVESVTLSDGGFIVITNSAGETVAVSDRLDSGTHENVTIAQDDEDSGDLVGQLTATVHQDTANEGTYMFEESDREEDRPYIGDGYPVSDTASVTLNESEGDAPTGSFQVESLSLPTTATTNETVTVEGEIRNPRDVENRQHVEIRVNGEVLERKIVSLEAGETTTVSFELETASLEPGDRTIGIYTTDHGQLDTLTIQYDTPPELEVLEANESTVTVNVTLPEDGFLTVENESQAVRGMSENLSAGTHENVTLEFDAEGEETLFVVLYSGEPDEYDEEEGFPNADPIVIDGDRIQAALPSDEDQIQER encoded by the coding sequence ATGAGTTCGAACCTCTCCCTCGGAACGGCCAAACTGCTGCTCGCGCTACTTGTCGCTATCGCCGTCGTTCTCGCCGCCGGACTCGCCGTTGGCCAGGCGCCGGCATTGTTCGGCGTCGAAGAAGAACCCGAGGCGTCGATCACGTTCTCCGATCAGACGACCAACGGCTCGAGCGTCGAAGTCGAGTCGGTCACGCTCTCCGACGGGGGGTTCATCGTCATCACGAACAGCGCCGGCGAGACGGTCGCGGTCTCCGACCGCCTCGACTCCGGCACACACGAGAATGTCACGATCGCGCAGGACGACGAGGACAGCGGCGACCTCGTCGGGCAGCTCACAGCGACGGTCCACCAGGACACGGCGAACGAGGGGACCTACATGTTCGAAGAGAGCGACCGCGAGGAGGACCGACCGTACATCGGGGACGGCTACCCGGTCAGCGACACCGCGAGCGTCACCCTGAACGAGAGCGAGGGCGACGCCCCGACCGGCTCGTTCCAGGTGGAATCGCTCTCACTTCCCACGACGGCGACGACTAACGAAACCGTCACCGTGGAGGGCGAGATCCGCAACCCACGGGACGTCGAGAATCGCCAGCACGTCGAGATTCGCGTCAACGGCGAGGTGCTCGAGCGAAAGATCGTCTCCCTCGAGGCCGGGGAGACCACCACCGTCAGCTTCGAACTCGAGACGGCGTCGCTCGAGCCCGGTGACCGGACGATTGGCATCTATACGACCGACCACGGCCAGCTCGACACACTCACCATCCAGTACGACACGCCCCCCGAACTCGAGGTACTCGAGGCGAACGAGTCGACGGTAACCGTCAACGTCACGCTCCCCGAAGACGGGTTCCTGACGGTCGAAAACGAGTCCCAGGCCGTTCGTGGGATGAGCGAGAACCTCTCGGCGGGGACCCACGAGAACGTCACCCTCGAGTTCGACGCCGAGGGCGAGGAAACCCTGTTCGTCGTGCTCTACTCGGGCGAACCGGACGAGTACGACGAGGAAGAGGGATTCCCGAACGCCGATCCGATCGTGATCGACGGCGATCGCATTCAAGCGGCGCTCCCGTCGGACGAGGACCAGATCCAGGAGAGGTAG
- a CDS encoding helix-turn-helix transcriptional regulator, protein MVLVTVLSLLVGGLVGIRLAYVLSAREISVTLGGSLSDPAGDEPTDDQHSTGHEFHHAVSASTPSLLLSDEGEVIKLLMQNDGTLRQHQIASETGWSKSKVSRILSDMHDEGVIEKISIGRENHITLVPEAQQE, encoded by the coding sequence ATGGTTCTGGTGACCGTGCTCTCGCTGCTCGTCGGTGGTCTCGTCGGTATTCGTCTCGCGTACGTCCTGTCCGCTCGAGAGATTAGCGTCACCCTGGGGGGTTCACTCTCGGACCCGGCGGGCGACGAACCGACGGACGACCAGCACAGCACCGGGCACGAGTTCCACCACGCCGTCTCGGCTTCCACTCCTTCGTTGCTCCTGAGCGACGAGGGAGAAGTGATCAAACTGCTTATGCAGAACGACGGAACGCTCCGTCAACACCAGATCGCGTCGGAAACGGGATGGTCGAAGTCGAAGGTCAGTCGCATTCTCTCGGATATGCACGACGAGGGAGTGATAGAGAAGATTTCGATCGGTCGCGAGAATCACATCACGCTGGTTCCGGAGGCACAACAGGAATAA
- a CDS encoding thiol-disulfide oxidoreductase DCC family protein has translation MSAFVNYFDDDTRSTPINLAVVRVLLGSWVLWRMVSLDWNFYGEWPRHFNPPIAYLHQDIFFTLLPYLRWVLAGLLILFIVGYKTRWSGGFASLLMMHMLAVKSTIYLSGTIESLFACAYMILLFALFCEDDVLSADTVIETKEKSIDQLNTFLKEGSDATHRARALKWGLLVIGVLYFGSAWGKFMNGPIDIWFSGTDLQRDILRGQEMTGMVRPLAQPILEYDVLAWLGFLGTGLVQVSLIVVVLLGLPITLSALGLIGFHLAVVATLGLYFIDMILVLSLFAAWDVAYRWLAADADDRVTLVYDERCYFCARSLYLFKYLDVNDSVRFRSQSDAPRELVDRDGVDLDEEMYLFRDDEAYGGYEAFRQLFKQFRIFAPVTLLMALPPVRMVGNRVYAYIARNRSRHFVCSIDAEQS, from the coding sequence ATGAGCGCGTTCGTCAACTACTTCGACGACGATACCCGATCCACGCCGATCAACCTCGCCGTCGTTCGCGTCCTTCTCGGATCGTGGGTGCTCTGGCGGATGGTCTCGCTCGACTGGAACTTTTACGGAGAGTGGCCCCGCCACTTCAACCCGCCGATCGCCTACCTCCACCAGGACATCTTCTTCACCCTGCTGCCGTACCTGCGGTGGGTTCTCGCGGGGTTGTTGATCCTGTTCATCGTCGGCTACAAGACCCGGTGGTCCGGTGGGTTCGCCAGTCTCCTGATGATGCACATGCTGGCAGTCAAGTCGACGATTTACCTGTCGGGGACCATCGAGTCGCTGTTCGCCTGTGCGTACATGATCCTCCTGTTCGCACTGTTCTGCGAGGACGACGTGCTGTCGGCGGACACCGTGATCGAAACGAAGGAGAAGTCGATCGACCAGCTGAACACGTTCCTGAAAGAGGGGAGCGACGCAACCCACCGGGCACGTGCCCTGAAGTGGGGCCTGCTCGTCATCGGTGTGCTCTACTTCGGATCCGCCTGGGGCAAGTTCATGAACGGGCCGATCGACATCTGGTTCTCCGGCACCGACCTCCAGCGCGACATCCTTCGCGGTCAGGAGATGACCGGCATGGTACGGCCGCTCGCCCAGCCCATCCTCGAGTACGACGTGCTGGCCTGGCTCGGGTTCCTCGGCACCGGCCTGGTCCAGGTGTCGCTCATCGTCGTCGTCCTGCTGGGCCTGCCGATCACGCTGTCCGCGCTCGGCCTGATCGGCTTCCACCTCGCCGTGGTCGCGACGCTGGGGCTGTACTTCATCGACATGATCCTCGTCCTCTCGCTGTTCGCCGCCTGGGACGTCGCTTACCGGTGGCTCGCCGCGGACGCGGACGACCGTGTCACGCTGGTGTACGACGAGCGCTGTTACTTCTGCGCCCGGAGCCTCTATCTCTTCAAGTACCTCGACGTCAACGACTCCGTTCGATTCCGCTCGCAGTCGGACGCGCCGCGGGAACTCGTCGACCGCGACGGCGTCGACCTCGACGAGGAGATGTACCTGTTCCGTGACGACGAGGCCTACGGCGGCTACGAGGCGTTCCGCCAGCTGTTCAAACAGTTCCGAATCTTCGCCCCGGTCACCCTCCTGATGGCACTCCCGCCAGTCAGGATGGTCGGCAACCGCGTCTACGCCTACATCGCGCGCAACCGGAGTCGCCACTTCGTCTGCAGTATCGACGCCGAGCAGTCCTGA
- a CDS encoding DUF460 domain-containing protein produces MSTRTNALDAVVFGVDVQSGDVRGDAPSYALVVHDGDEDGLKRDVVSHRKLRRLIADVEPAIVATDNMYELAADKDQLIHFLGSLPAGTKLVQVTGDERPESLSRVAKRHGVPYGKEPMKEAEAAARLAAHSVGHEVSAFTDTTEVKVSRGRSTGKGGWSADRYTRRIHGSVKRRAREVESALEDAGLAFEREVREAYGGFANAVFTVDARPQDIPVSNERSGDVRVEIERERRDGIEFRPLAKRRDHVVVGVDPGTTTAVAIVGLQGEVLDVWSSRTNTMADVIEWIVERGRPVIVAADVTPMPETVEKIRRSFDAAGWTPQRDLPVDEKQHRTADEPYDDDHQRDAMAAALYAVDAHEDQFERIARKLPAGIDRGEVTARVVAGGETVETVLEDLIEDEEGDEEENEHQPRELTAEERRIRDLERQVERLEGHVETLEGRIEDRDDQIEDLEAELAVTRREERRQIRKEREVSRLERKADRLESERDEALEEKVERMKTLWKLDHSNFADVSEKKAGLVPVKVIEKFTKGAIRAAEEAYGIAAGDVVYVRDASGAGRSTAELLASFEPRVVLKNGNLSEIADAILFDREIPVGPADAVAMQEVDELAVARESDVEAVIEDWHDRALERERDQKAEMVDRLISEHRAGDNEA; encoded by the coding sequence GTGAGTACGCGAACGAACGCACTCGACGCGGTCGTCTTCGGCGTCGACGTTCAGAGCGGTGACGTTCGCGGCGACGCGCCCTCCTACGCACTCGTCGTCCACGACGGCGACGAGGACGGCCTCAAGCGAGACGTCGTCTCCCACCGGAAACTGCGCCGCCTGATCGCCGACGTCGAGCCGGCCATCGTCGCGACCGACAACATGTACGAACTGGCCGCGGACAAGGACCAGTTGATCCACTTTCTCGGGTCGCTTCCCGCCGGGACCAAACTCGTCCAGGTGACCGGCGACGAACGACCCGAGTCGCTCTCGCGGGTCGCGAAGCGTCACGGGGTCCCCTACGGCAAGGAGCCCATGAAAGAAGCCGAGGCCGCGGCCCGCCTGGCGGCACACAGCGTCGGCCACGAGGTGTCGGCCTTCACCGACACCACCGAGGTCAAGGTCTCGAGGGGCCGCTCGACCGGGAAGGGCGGCTGGAGCGCCGATCGTTACACCCGCCGAATCCACGGCTCCGTCAAGCGCCGCGCCCGCGAGGTCGAGAGCGCCCTCGAGGACGCCGGCCTCGCGTTCGAGCGCGAAGTCCGGGAGGCCTACGGCGGGTTCGCCAACGCGGTGTTCACCGTCGACGCCCGCCCCCAGGACATTCCGGTGTCGAACGAGCGCTCGGGCGATGTGCGCGTCGAGATCGAACGGGAACGACGCGACGGGATCGAGTTTCGCCCGCTCGCGAAGCGCCGCGATCACGTGGTCGTCGGCGTCGACCCCGGGACGACCACCGCGGTCGCCATCGTCGGCCTCCAGGGCGAGGTGCTCGACGTCTGGAGTTCGCGAACGAATACCATGGCCGACGTGATCGAATGGATCGTCGAGCGCGGCCGTCCGGTGATCGTCGCCGCGGACGTGACGCCCATGCCCGAAACCGTCGAGAAGATCCGCCGGAGCTTCGATGCGGCGGGCTGGACGCCCCAGCGAGACCTGCCCGTCGACGAGAAACAGCACCGCACCGCGGACGAACCGTACGACGACGACCACCAGCGCGACGCGATGGCCGCCGCCCTCTACGCCGTCGACGCCCACGAGGATCAGTTCGAGCGCATCGCGCGCAAACTCCCCGCCGGAATCGACCGCGGCGAGGTGACCGCCCGGGTCGTCGCCGGCGGCGAGACCGTCGAGACCGTCCTCGAGGACCTGATCGAGGACGAAGAGGGCGACGAAGAGGAGAACGAACACCAGCCTCGAGAGCTGACGGCCGAGGAACGGCGCATCCGCGACCTCGAGCGCCAGGTCGAACGTCTTGAGGGCCACGTCGAGACCCTCGAGGGCCGAATCGAGGACCGGGACGACCAGATCGAGGACCTCGAGGCGGAACTCGCCGTCACCCGCCGAGAGGAACGCCGCCAGATCCGTAAAGAGCGCGAGGTGAGCCGCCTCGAGCGCAAGGCCGACCGCCTCGAGAGCGAGCGCGACGAGGCCCTCGAGGAGAAAGTCGAGCGGATGAAGACGCTCTGGAAGCTCGATCACTCGAACTTCGCGGACGTCTCCGAGAAGAAGGCCGGCCTCGTGCCCGTGAAGGTGATCGAAAAGTTCACGAAGGGGGCGATCCGGGCGGCAGAGGAGGCCTACGGTATCGCGGCCGGCGACGTGGTCTACGTGCGCGACGCCAGCGGCGCGGGACGCTCGACCGCGGAGCTCCTGGCGAGTTTCGAACCGCGAGTCGTCCTGAAGAACGGCAACCTCTCGGAGATCGCCGACGCGATCCTCTTCGACCGCGAGATTCCCGTGGGTCCCGCCGACGCCGTGGCAATGCAGGAGGTGGACGAACTCGCGGTCGCCCGCGAATCGGACGTCGAGGCAGTCATCGAGGACTGGCACGACCGGGCGCTCGAGCGCGAGCGCGATCAGAAAGCGGAGATGGTCGATCGGCTCATCAGCGAGCACCGAGCGGGCGATAACGAGGCCTGA
- a CDS encoding AAA family ATPase yields MDAPLWTETYAPTLEELPQDDARAYLERAVEEPINLILQGPPGSGKTAAAKALAAAAHDDPDNDLIIINVADFFGRTKTEIKNDPRFAHFLTGRSSMSKRDMINHVLKESASYAPVSGSYKTVLLDNAEAVREDFQQALRRIMEQHHRTTQFVLATRQPTKLIPPIRSRCFPVSMRAPSSEETVTVLERIVEAEDVDYDRDGLEFVAGYADGNLRRAILAAQTTVETEGELTMSTAYETIGTVGYGDEVESMLDDAEAGAFTDARSTLDELLVDEGLDGGEVLEEILTVARKRYQGEALARMHRLAADVEFEMTEGASDRIHVGHLLAELGRDA; encoded by the coding sequence ATGGACGCGCCGCTGTGGACGGAAACGTACGCGCCGACTCTCGAGGAGTTGCCCCAGGACGACGCTCGTGCGTACCTCGAGCGCGCCGTCGAGGAGCCGATCAACCTCATCCTGCAGGGCCCGCCTGGAAGCGGGAAGACGGCGGCGGCGAAGGCACTCGCAGCGGCAGCACACGACGACCCGGACAACGACCTGATCATCATCAACGTCGCGGACTTCTTCGGGCGGACGAAGACCGAGATCAAGAACGACCCCCGGTTCGCGCACTTCCTGACCGGCCGGTCGTCGATGTCGAAACGCGACATGATCAACCACGTCCTCAAGGAATCGGCGAGCTACGCCCCCGTCTCGGGGTCGTACAAGACCGTCCTCCTCGACAACGCCGAGGCCGTTCGCGAGGACTTCCAGCAGGCGCTACGCCGAATCATGGAACAGCACCACCGGACGACCCAGTTCGTCCTCGCGACGCGCCAGCCCACGAAACTCATCCCGCCGATCCGGTCGCGGTGTTTCCCCGTCTCGATGCGCGCGCCCTCGAGCGAGGAGACGGTCACCGTCCTGGAGCGGATCGTCGAGGCCGAAGACGTCGACTACGACCGAGACGGCCTCGAGTTCGTCGCAGGCTACGCCGACGGTAACCTCCGGCGGGCGATCCTGGCGGCCCAGACGACCGTCGAAACCGAGGGCGAACTCACCATGTCGACGGCCTACGAGACGATCGGGACCGTCGGCTACGGCGACGAGGTCGAGTCCATGCTCGACGACGCCGAGGCGGGCGCGTTCACCGACGCCCGGTCGACGCTCGACGAGTTGCTCGTCGACGAGGGACTCGACGGTGGGGAGGTCCTCGAGGAAATCCTGACCGTCGCCAGGAAGCGCTACCAGGGCGAGGCGCTCGCGCGGATGCATCGCCTCGCGGCGGACGTCGAGTTCGAGATGACCGAAGGCGCGAGCGATCGCATTCACGTCGGCCACCTGCTCGCGGAACTGGGGCGGGACGCCTGA
- a CDS encoding nucleotide sugar dehydrogenase yields MNPPLSNTESRSENRSNVPVVTDYSQRGQEGTLEEPAIERAREATICVVGLGYVGLPLAVRFAEANFDVVGFDVDESKVETLQNGVDTTGDLTDEAVAESGVSYTTEASQIADADYVIIAVPTPVDCDNRPDFDFVEAAASTVGSKMTAGATVILESTVYPGATREVMIPALEETSGMTAGEDFFVGYSPERATPGDEEHGLADVVKVVSGQTDQVLEDVAALYESVVDAGVHRAPSIEVAEASKVVENTQRDLNIAFVNELSMAFERLDVDTRAVLEAAGTKWNFHDYRPGLVGGHCIPVDPYFLAYQSEQAGFTPELIQTGRAVNEQVPQHVADLTIKALNECQKTLCESRVLVLGLSYKAGVGDIRSSKIANVVEKLKEYDIGIEGYDPFADADAIHDEFGIDVQTELDFTDFDAILLGTPHEEFVEMDLEHAAAELNEKPALVDVTAALDENAVADAGFVYRRV; encoded by the coding sequence ATGAATCCACCACTCAGCAATACTGAATCGCGAAGCGAGAATCGATCGAACGTGCCCGTCGTCACGGACTACTCCCAGCGGGGCCAGGAGGGAACGCTCGAGGAGCCAGCGATCGAACGCGCACGTGAGGCGACGATCTGCGTCGTCGGGCTGGGCTACGTTGGCCTGCCACTCGCCGTCCGATTCGCGGAGGCCAACTTCGACGTCGTCGGCTTCGACGTCGACGAGTCGAAGGTCGAAACCCTCCAGAACGGCGTCGACACGACTGGCGACCTCACCGACGAGGCCGTCGCGGAGAGCGGCGTTTCCTACACGACCGAGGCCAGCCAGATCGCCGACGCCGACTACGTCATCATCGCGGTTCCGACGCCGGTCGACTGCGACAACCGCCCGGACTTCGACTTCGTCGAGGCCGCCGCGAGCACCGTCGGCTCGAAGATGACTGCGGGGGCGACGGTGATCCTCGAGTCGACCGTCTACCCGGGCGCGACCCGCGAGGTCATGATTCCCGCGCTCGAGGAAACCTCCGGGATGACCGCCGGCGAGGACTTCTTCGTCGGCTACTCGCCCGAACGAGCGACCCCGGGAGACGAGGAACACGGCCTCGCGGACGTCGTGAAGGTCGTCAGCGGACAGACAGACCAGGTACTCGAGGACGTCGCCGCCCTCTACGAGTCGGTCGTCGACGCCGGCGTCCACCGGGCCCCTTCGATCGAAGTCGCCGAGGCGAGCAAGGTCGTCGAGAACACCCAGCGGGACCTCAACATCGCCTTCGTCAACGAGCTGTCGATGGCTTTCGAGCGACTCGACGTCGACACCCGAGCGGTCCTCGAGGCCGCCGGGACGAAGTGGAACTTCCACGACTACCGGCCGGGGCTCGTCGGCGGACACTGCATTCCGGTCGACCCGTACTTCCTGGCCTACCAGTCCGAGCAGGCGGGATTCACGCCGGAACTCATCCAGACAGGTCGTGCGGTCAACGAACAGGTACCCCAGCACGTCGCCGACCTGACGATCAAGGCGCTCAACGAGTGTCAGAAGACCCTCTGTGAGAGCCGCGTCCTGGTGCTGGGCCTCTCGTACAAGGCCGGCGTCGGAGACATTCGAAGTTCGAAGATCGCGAACGTCGTCGAGAAACTCAAGGAGTACGACATCGGCATCGAAGGATACGATCCGTTCGCAGACGCCGACGCCATTCACGACGAGTTCGGGATCGACGTCCAGACCGAACTCGACTTCACCGACTTCGACGCGATCCTCCTCGGTACACCGCACGAGGAGTTCGTCGAGATGGACCTCGAGCACGCCGCCGCCGAACTCAACGAGAAACCGGCGCTGGTCGACGTAACTGCGGCACTCGACGAGAACGCCGTCGCTGACGCTGGCTTCGTCTACCGGAGGGTATAA